Below is a genomic region from Candidatus Chlorobium masyuteum.
ATTCACAGTCTTATTTCAGAGTATTGCAGTCAGCAGGAAGAGCGTCCGGTTTCGATAGCTGTTTTCGGCCCTCCCGGTTCAGGAAAATCGTTTGCCGTCAAGCAGATCGCCAGGGCGGCCAGTCCGGGGAAAAAAATCGCGGAGAAAACCCTCACCTTCAATCTCTCCCAGTTTAAAAGTCCGGCAGATCTGATTGATGCCTTTCATCAGATTCGTGATGTCGCGTTATCCGGTAAAATACCACTCGCATTCTGGGATGAATTTGACACCTCGCTTGATGGTAAAAAACTCGGCTGGCTGCGGTTTTTTCTGGCGCCGATGCAGGATGGTGAATTTCAGCAGGGACAGTTAACCCACCCGATTGGAAAAGCTATTTTTGTCTTTGCGGGCGGTACATCTTCGAGTCTGAACGAGTTTACAAAATCCAGAAAACAGAAAGAGCTTGTTGAAGCCAAAACACCGGACTTCCTGAGCCGGCTTAAAGGGTTTCTCAATGTGCTCGGTCCGAATCCGCAACTCTCCGAGGGACGCGATGACCCCTATTTCATTGTGCGCCGGGCGATTCTCCTTCGCTCACTCTTCGAGCGACTGACCCCTCAGCTGTTCGACAGAAATCACTTTCTTCGTATTGATATCGGCATCATGCGGGCATTTCTCCGGGTCGACTCCTATCGACATGGATCGCGCTCGATGGAGGCGATTGTCGCCATGAGCAGGCTTGGCACCGCAACCCATTTCAACCGTTCCTATCTGCCGCCAGAAGAACAGTTGGGTTTGCATGTGGATCCGCTCTCATTTACCGCGTTGGTGCATCATCTGGAACTCCGCGAAGAGCTGCTCGAAAAATTGGCGCGTCTTAACCATAAATTGTTGTATGACAACCTGAAAAGCCAGGGATACGTTTGGGGAAAGGTGAACAATGAAAAATCAAACCCGAAAACGCACAGCCTGCTTGTCAGCTTTGCTGCTTTATCTGCGCATAATCAGGAGAAGAATCGTGCAGCAGTCCGGGATATTCCCAACAAACTCGCTGCTTTTGGCTACGCCATTGTTCCCATGCGCAACAACGAACAGGCCGTTGAAATTCCGATACCCGAATTGAAAGAGATGGCCAAACTTGAGCACGAGCGGTGGATGGAATCCAAACTTGCCGACGGGTGGAAATATGCCCCTGAAACCAATAAAGAGAAAAAGCTCCATGCACTGCTTGTCGACTGGGAGCAACTCTCAAAAGAGGTAAAGGATAAGGATCGGGCTCTGGTTTCAGAAAATATTCCCCTTTTGCTCAAGGAGGCAGGCTATACTATTGTAAAACTTGCCCAATAAAGAGGGCGCAAAAGCTGTTATATTGTTTTTTTATTAATCACACTTTTTTCTCATGGCATCACCGATAAAAAAAACTCCTGCTCCTCCCGGTGTGGCAACCTGGGTTTTGGTAACGCTGCTCTGGGGTTCCCTGTTTTACTGGACATCGATCTTCATGCTCCGTCTTGCCTCGGCAAAGCTGGGCCAGGGATTTTTCAACGCACTGCAGAGCGATCTCTTGACGGTTTACGGTATTCACGCCGGTGTACTTGTTCTCTTTGCCCTGGTGGCCATGATGGTGCGCCAACTGCTTGATCCGGGTGCCAGCAAACAGGTGGCAAGGAAAGTGGCCATTGCGGAAGGGAAGGGGGAGAAGGTTTTCATCTCTTTTGCCGGAAGTATAGCTACCAGCTTCTTTTTTACCGGCCTGACAGCCCTGACACTTGTAGTAAGTTCAAGTCGGGTTGGTTTTGATGCGGACTTTACTCTTTCCGTTGTTCTTCTTGCAGCCTGTTACAATATTGCAGCAGGTCTTTGCGCATCACTTTTTGTGGGAGTGGTTTTTTTGATCGCGCAAGCGGTGAGGAAAGGAAAGTAATGAATAGAGGTGCCCTTATTGCGATGCCAAAGGTTGGTCCTTTTCGGGAGGGTGGAAATAAAAAAGCGCAGCTTTTTGACTGCGCTTTTTTATTTTTTTTGTGGAGCTAAGGAGACTCGAACTCCTGACCCTTTGCATGCCATGCAAATGCTCTACCAACTGAGCTATAGCCCCGATTTGTAGCTTAAGGGCACCGCTATTTATTTGTTCTGAAACCCGATTACTGCGTTGGGTGGTGCTCGAAATCATCTCTCAGCCCCAACTCCGTCGGTACTGGGCTACCAATATTTCGCCCCCCTGGGGCTTGAACAAACAATAAATAGAAATGCCCTGTAATAAAAAGAAAAAAAACTTGTTTTTGCAACTTGTTTTGTTGATTCTTTGAGTTACAGGTGTTATTTAATGCAAAACAAGCTGTTATGTCATTGTTATTCGTCGTCAAAGAGGGTTTTTCAAGTATCGGCAGGGCCAAGCTTCCCGCAGCCATTACGGTTACGGTCAGTTTTTTTGCTCTTGTGCTGCTCGGTCTTTTCAGTACCGTCTCCCTCAGTTTTTTTGATGTGATCCAGGAGCTG
It encodes:
- a CDS encoding RyR domain-containing protein, producing the protein MRKKKDKLSLFVTGDVTIDWNIAHISRESHDPSAWTGAESCRMSWQFGSAVLLSDLITSMTNQLKVYLPYTVDVTSTHTTPASTIDPYDTCYYHCYSVWAPYRDKGAPDTIVWRVERFLGLDRSSKIEPEQHKSNGVTAGPEHADIIVIDDSNLGFRDQPDHWPVAIKEPGSGKHMPWIIVKMSQPMAEGALWEHLLAHFSDRLIVVLSINDLRQSAIQVSAQISWEKTALELVWELTHNPMINRLTHSAYTVVSFGPTGALLLPGISKHESPKLLFDPLYMEREWPAGKGTIIGKTSVLVAGIVREIMMAKENPDLTKGIQSGIAAMRYLHKAGYDGGTDSSPRLRFPIDGVIKHLKSDEPPLAMADCPIIDDEQHAQPLSWTILRDRYYDDLEELSQRIVLEGATAALKNIPIGVFGELVTVDRQEIESLRSIHSLISEYCSQQEERPVSIAVFGPPGSGKSFAVKQIARAASPGKKIAEKTLTFNLSQFKSPADLIDAFHQIRDVALSGKIPLAFWDEFDTSLDGKKLGWLRFFLAPMQDGEFQQGQLTHPIGKAIFVFAGGTSSSLNEFTKSRKQKELVEAKTPDFLSRLKGFLNVLGPNPQLSEGRDDPYFIVRRAILLRSLFERLTPQLFDRNHFLRIDIGIMRAFLRVDSYRHGSRSMEAIVAMSRLGTATHFNRSYLPPEEQLGLHVDPLSFTALVHHLELREELLEKLARLNHKLLYDNLKSQGYVWGKVNNEKSNPKTHSLLVSFAALSAHNQEKNRAAVRDIPNKLAAFGYAIVPMRNNEQAVEIPIPELKEMAKLEHERWMESKLADGWKYAPETNKEKKLHALLVDWEQLSKEVKDKDRALVSENIPLLLKEAGYTIVKLAQ